A stretch of the Psychroserpens sp. Hel_I_66 genome encodes the following:
- a CDS encoding exonuclease domain-containing protein, which yields MTYTIIDVETTGKGNRITEISIFKYDGSTVIDEFTTLVNPQSIIPSHITALTGIDNKLVADAPLFEDVAQNILDITEDSIFVAHNVNFDYNVIRGEFQRLEIAFNRKKLCTVRLSRKLLPGFRSYSLGKLCKDLKISLVDRHRARGDAEATVILFEMLLAQPNAEDTFKTFLNKNSREATLPPNLPKETFEALPVTPGIYYFKDKKGKIIYVGKAKNIKKRVLSHFYSKTKKSLTMVRETRDIDFEKSGSELIALLMEDAAIKHHFPVYNKVAKRTIQSFAIFNYEDRNGIIHLAFNKGRLVPNPLITFFNLRDVRLFMEQICTKFNLCPKYCHLQESVWQCSHYTITDCKGICRDEESRETYNERVLDAMRSISEEKKDVIIKEKGRNKDEEAFIMIKKGEYLGYGFIDRQEQISHVEELDNFLIKQKNNMDIQKILRHRLLEA from the coding sequence ATGACCTACACCATCATAGATGTTGAAACCACAGGAAAGGGAAATCGCATTACAGAAATTTCAATATTTAAATACGATGGCTCAACGGTAATTGATGAATTTACGACACTCGTAAATCCTCAAAGTATCATTCCCAGTCACATTACAGCGCTTACTGGTATTGATAATAAATTGGTGGCAGATGCTCCTCTTTTTGAGGATGTAGCGCAAAACATTCTTGATATTACCGAAGATTCCATTTTCGTAGCTCACAACGTTAATTTTGATTACAATGTAATTAGAGGGGAATTTCAACGTTTGGAAATTGCGTTCAACAGAAAAAAATTGTGTACCGTAAGATTATCAAGGAAATTGCTACCAGGATTTAGATCTTATAGCTTAGGTAAGCTATGTAAAGATTTAAAAATAAGTTTGGTAGATAGACATCGGGCTCGAGGTGACGCAGAAGCAACTGTAATTTTATTTGAAATGCTGTTAGCTCAACCAAATGCAGAAGACACCTTTAAAACCTTTTTGAATAAAAATTCCAGAGAGGCAACTTTACCTCCAAATTTACCAAAAGAAACTTTTGAAGCCTTACCCGTTACTCCAGGCATTTATTATTTTAAGGATAAAAAAGGAAAAATCATTTATGTAGGCAAAGCAAAAAATATTAAAAAGCGTGTTTTAAGCCATTTTTATAGTAAGACCAAAAAATCGCTAACAATGGTAAGGGAAACTCGGGATATAGATTTCGAAAAATCTGGAAGTGAGCTCATAGCTTTACTTATGGAAGATGCTGCAATCAAACACCACTTCCCTGTTTATAATAAAGTAGCGAAAAGAACCATCCAATCGTTTGCAATTTTTAATTATGAAGATAGAAACGGAATTATCCACCTCGCCTTTAATAAAGGGCGTTTGGTACCTAATCCTTTAATTACATTTTTCAACTTAAGGGATGTAAGATTATTTATGGAGCAAATTTGTACAAAGTTTAACTTATGTCCTAAGTATTGCCATTTGCAGGAATCTGTTTGGCAATGTTCACATTACACTATTACAGATTGCAAGGGGATTTGTAGAGATGAAGAATCCAGGGAAACATACAATGAGCGAGTCTTGGATGCGATGAGATCAATTTCCGAAGAAAAAAAGGATGTCATCATTAAAGAAAAAGGCAGAAACAAGGATGAAGAGGCGTTTATAATGATTAAAAAAGGTGAGTATTTGGGATATGGTTTTATTGACAGACAAGAGCAAATAAGCCATGTTGAGGAACTTGATAATTTTTTGATTAAGCAGAAAAACAATATGGATATCCAAAAAATTCTCAGACATCGTTTGTTAGAAGCATAG